The genomic DNA GGTCGTTGACTATTCCGAACATTCGCTACAGCAAGGTTCGGATGCTTCGGCCATCTCCTATGTCGAAATGGCTCATCCGGGCGGCAAGCTGTTCGGCGCCGGTATCAACGACAATATCGTCAGTGCTTCGCTGGAAGCCATTGTCTCGGCTGCCAACCGGGTGATTGGTAAGTAATTTCAAGAGCAGACTGCCAATGAAAGGCGGCACATCGTGCCGTCTTTTTGCTTGTGGTGGCTATCAACTGTTGAGTTTCTTCAAGAGAATAGCCTCCAATTGTTTGCTTTTGAAATGTGATAACGTTTCATTTAGATCGATTAGTGTATCCTTTAAAACTAATTGGTGTTCAATGAATCGCTTTTTACTATGTGTTGTTTCGTTAACTGTTATTTCCGGATGTGCGTCGCAGGCAAATAAAATTGAGCCAAGTTACGCATCATCAGCGGCTTATGATTCTCTTTCCTGTCATGCACTGAAAGAAGAAGGTGTTCGTCTTTCTGCCAGTGCGGCGACGGCGGTTGGGCGTCAAAACGCGGCAGCAAAAAATGATGCAATCAAAACGGGCGTCGGCCTGGTGTTGTTCTGGCCAGTATTGCTGTTCAATGAGGGAAATGGTGTCAAGGCTGCCGAAGTCGCTCGTCTAAAGGGCGAGATGCTGGCTCTGGAGCGAGCTGCAGGACAGAAAGGATGCAACATCACGTTCCGCAGTTATTAGAGATCAGTTGGAGCTGCCGTTCCCGGTAAGAACTGCGTAAACTTCAGGGAATCAGCCAAAGATCGGACAAGAAACGGCGCCTTGGCGCCGTTTTTTATTTGCCGCATCAATAAAGAACGCGCTCGTTGAGCTTTGTTATTTTCTCGCTGGCATCGGAAACGCCGTGCTCTTCCATGAGGCATGACCAGCTGCCGTCAGGCCGCTTATCGATATTGAATATATTATAGCGGGCAGCCGGTTTATGGCCGCCGAAATTCTGGCTTGCAGACGGCACGCTGATAACAGGAATCTTGCCGTTCGGCCCGTCGATCTCGTAATGCGTGATAAGATGCGTATGGCCGTGAAGAACCAGCTCTGCACCGTGTTTGCGTATGATCTTCTGGAAACGGCGAATACCATAGAGGCGTTTATGGGCAGGCGTTGCACCATAGATCGGCGGGTGATGGATCATCACAATACGGAAGAGCCCACGAGCGCCAGCTTCATCCAGCATTGCGGCCAGACGTTTTCCTTGTTCAGACCGGAAGTCGCCGCTCGCCATGAAGGGGGCCGTCGCACGCGCTGACGAAACGCCGATCAGCGCAACGGGTCCGCGCACGCGCATATAGGGAAATTGCGGGCGATTGTCTTTGTTGTCGATGCCGTCGCCACGCATCCACGGTTCCCATTTCCGGCACGACTTGTCGAGCGCGCCCGGAACA from Brucella anthropi ATCC 49188 includes the following:
- a CDS encoding metallophosphoesterase family protein, whose translation is MFRLAHISDIHLSPLPRVRYRELASKRITGYINWLRNRKNAMHGTVLDTLIDDMQAQTPDHIAVTGDLVNLALNLEIDIAHDWLSKLGSPDDVSVVPGNHDAYVPGALDKSCRKWEPWMRGDGIDNKDNRPQFPYMRVRGPVALIGVSSARATAPFMASGDFRSEQGKRLAAMLDEAGARGLFRIVMIHHPPIYGATPAHKRLYGIRRFQKIIRKHGAELVLHGHTHLITHYEIDGPNGKIPVISVPSASQNFGGHKPAARYNIFNIDKRPDGSWSCLMEEHGVSDASEKITKLNERVLY